CATCGGAGAAATCTTCGATTCAAGTCAGCGCTTTTCCATCGGAGATCTTGCCCGAGTTTCTTTATTTAGGTAGTTATGATAACGCCTCGCGCTCGGAGCTTCTCAAGACTCAGGGAATCTCTCGCGTTCTTAATGTAAGTTCTTTTGGGTACTTCAATGTTTGGTTTGGATATGTCAATCAAAaaagtttttgttgttttacatGCTAAGGTAATGCTAGTCTATTTGAATGTTCTATGAAATTGATCACTTTGATTGAATTTGGGATTTGAATTTAATTGTGTTATGCTTCACGCGTACATTAGGAACCTGCCTTGTAATTTAATAGGCTTCTGAATGCGTGCTCCGTAATTTGTTTATTGTGTTTTatgattttgataatttggggcTTCAAGAGAAGATTGTGTACTAGTCACAAGTGATGCGGGCAATTATCTGTGACGGAGTGGTTCTGCCTTGAGATTTAGTGGGGAGCGGTGCTCTGCACCTTATAGTGCACTGAATGATTTTGCACAGGGAGAGATTCAATGGTCATGTTGTTTATCGATGTTTTGGTCAGCTTTCATGATAGACATCTGAAGTTGTGGAGAGACAGAGTGCTATTGGAGAGTATTGTGTGATCACATAAAGTCAATGAAGATTTACAAGAGAGCTATAAGGTGTTTACAAGAGTGTTATAAGTTGTTTACAAGAGAGCTATAAGGTGTTTACAAGAGCGTTATAAGTTGTTTACAAGAGAGCTATAAGGTGTTTACAAGAGTGTTATAAGTTGTTTACAATAGAGCTATAAGGTATCTCTTGGGAACTACGTAATCACATGTCCTTTATATGGATTTAACTGAATTGATGTTAGATGAACAAGTAACAtataaagaagtaaataacagcAAGATTTGAGGACAAGATAGGAGAAACAACTCAGATGGTTAAGAAGCTATAAGAACAGTGTGAAGGCTAAATGGAGCTAAATAAGGTTCTCCCAGAAAACATTTGATTTGTGAGTTAACCGGCAATGCAGCCTTGTATAGAACTGAATGGCAAATCATGATTGTTTATTCAAACCCAAGGTGTTGGGAGAAGGAGGTCCATTCATTATTCTCACGATTGGTAATTATTTCATagttaaaaaacattaataggTAGACTAATACGTTGCATGTGAATGCTAGGTGGTCTTATAGATTATAGTACAAAAGTATGTGGAGCTTTATGAGATGCAGACTTAAGAACAAAAGTGAGTTGCTTGAGATTTTGGCTCCTTTACTTTTAAGGGTGTATTGGAGAGTGATGGACTTTTGGCTGTTCACTTCTCACACTGGTTAGTTACACTTATCAGTTTCAAGAGTCTTATTACTTATGTTGGGTTGCATCTCATAACACATTTGTAGAGAAGGttgaatttcataaaaataaaatagaatgaaaTTGATGGTTGGAGAAATGACAGAATGATTCTAAACCGAAATTTATATCTTGTAGTAGGTTATCTAGTAGAATAAAAGGCTGAGAATcttatattacattttttttctatgtaTGCAGACGGTGCCTGCTTGCCAAAACCTCTACAAGAATTCATTCACCTATCACTGCCTTCAAGATGACAAAACTTTGCCTTTTGATGATGCAATTCAATTTTTAGgtgtgtttttatttctttcgtGATGAATTTATACTTGTTGTTTCACTTTCTGCTTTTTGTTTAGATGCTTATGTGCTTcttgttggaatttttttagTGGTAGTTGTCTTGTAAcaattcttctttttattttttgtataaaattatcGGGATATATATAGCAGGATGTAGGTGAATTTGATTGgtcttgcttcttcttcttcttcttctagagTCTTTAGCATTGGTTCCATCATCACATTGGCAACTTACATTTGCTTATAGGTTCTTTTGTTAGGAttgtaaaattttccttttacttgttttctaTTATGCGTCTTCCTTTAGGTTTAATTCTCTGTAAAAAGCATCCTCTTTTCTTGTTCAATCTTCAGATAGATCCTCTTCTTTCTTGAAGCCAAATGCCATAGGAATTGAAGAACTCATTCTTCAGCTCCATCATAATTCCTGTCATCACATTAGATACATTCTTGATTCTGTGCTTTAAGATGTTatctttgtttctctttttattcGGTAAACTATATGAATCCTGCTGTCACTTTGAGCTCGCTACCGCCCTTAGCTACTTGCCCTATCGGCGAGAGAAAGGAAGTCGAAAGTAGAGAATGAATTCCCATTGCTCAAGGTACACCTTTTGATGAGTTCTCTTCTATCCATCAAGTTGGGTATCCCCTCCCAGAGGGGTAAGTCAAGTGATGTGGGGGCATTTGGATTAAAAGTGGCTAATGGAGAGTCAGAGATAACAGAGGAAAAGCCCTTAATTTCTGATATCTTTAAGATTGACAAAAGGAAATTACAGTTCTAAAATGTACTCAATAAAATCACAGCCGCAgtgcaaaacaaaattaactcATAGTCTGTTATGATGAAGCTATGGAATTTGGTTAAACAAATTTTAAGTAGTTTTAATTTCAATGAAAGTGACTCATAGTAAAATTTGGTACTAATTTATGGAAGGTTAACCGTTGGATCTATTCAGTTGCACCATAACATCTTTTGGATATTCTCAGTTCAGTTGGTAGTTTGATTTCACATATGCTTGATGTTGCAGAGCAATGTGAAAGGGACAAAGCTCGTGTTCTGGTGCACTGCATGTCTGGAAAAAATAGGTAAATTGTTCCTGcaaaataatttctctctctcttctatgcACACCCAAGTTCAAACTAGCCTACAGAAAGCACGTATAGCAACATCTGTTACCCACCCAGCCACAAATGCTTCAAGAATGCTATAAGTAGGGCATCACATACCAACCATTATGAAAAACCTAGTTGGCTTCTAGCGATGGAATATAATGAGGAGATTGTGGGACCTCCGTACAGGGATGATTTAGTTTTCTTGAATGTCTGTTTCtgacataatctttttttttttcattctttcctGACAGGTCACCAGCTATTGTGATGGCTTACTTGATGAAGTCCAAAGGATGGAGACTTGCCCAAGGTTACCAATGGGTGAAAGAGCGGAGACCATCTGTCGAATTATCTGAAGGTATGCTCATGATTTGTTTTTGCacagtaatgatataaggatgACTGGAGTCTTcctaaaattttctcaaatgtgatgtggcttttaaaatcaccattgaatttgaaatggtcattattgaatttcgatctattagtgattttaaaagtcacgtcacatTTTAGAGGATTTTAAGTAAGAGGACTCTAGTTCTCCTTATATCACTATTCGTTTTGCATTATTGGGTAAGCACTAAACTGGCTAGCTAAATTTAGTTATGTGGAAGATAATTTATTTAATGGAATATCAAATAGGACTATCACATCGTTAAGCCTCTAGATCATGATTTTAAAGGTTATTTGTAGAGAACAAAAATCTATGCAAGCTGATTGGAATTTAAAATGGATTGGAAAAATGCAACATGGATGGTGTGCGATCATACCAGCACTAATGCACCGGATCCCATTAGAATTCCGCAATTAAGCTCGCTTGGGCGAGAGTAGTATTAAAGTGGGTGACCTTCTGGGAAGTCCTCGTGTTGCACCCCTCAtttctttgtcttatgtggtgtttatggagcgaaagaaatgctagatgctttgataattccactaggactttagaggaacttattcattttttcttctatactctttactcttggacgacTGCTTGGTTAACTCtattagtgattagtttttctaactttctttttcatttttcttcctcttaaGCCCTTTCTTTATACCTCCCGTGTAAttgggttgtgcccctctgcgctttttatatcaacattacttatccaaaaaaaaaaaaaacatggatgGGTTGAAGCTGAATTGTATAATTTTTACAGCCTCCTTTTTTATTCTCACCCCCCGTTTTAAGCATTTTGCTCTCTTCCTCCCTTAGATGGTGTTGGATCGGCATGcaatttagtatatatattaaaggctttaactactcaaaaaaattgcattatGCATGAGAGCTCCTGCATTAGTAGCTGTCCTTTTCTGATGCTGTGATAAAGTGTCCTTAATCATTTAAGGGCCTGTCTTGCAAATACTTAAAACATGCATCTGCGTTGAAATTAACAACCTCAGGAGTATGAACCGTCTCCTGAATCTCtgattttcatttctttgtttcttaaTGCAGCTGTCTCCCAGCAACTGCAGGAGTATGAGCAGAAGATCTTTGGACCAATTGCTACTGGGAACCCCATCCCACCAGTCTTTGCACCTGCAGGTGTGCCGTCGTTTAGCTTCGGCTTCCCAAAGATTAATGATCCAGTTTCCATTCCCGCTTTCAGCAATGTTGGTACTACCTCTATTTTTGCTCGTCCTCCTTTAGACGTTCCACCGCACGAGTTTACTTTTGGAGCCAGCCAGATTCAAATTCAGAGGAGTAATGATAATACACTCAACCCAAATTGCAGTGATATTCCAATGGATGGTTCTTGATTTCCCTACCCTTTTATCTTTGGCGAGATCGATCCTTGGTCAGAAGTTAAATGAGAGTCCTGACTTATGAGTTTCTTTTTAACACAATTTGGATGTAAAGTGGGAGTTAAATACTCGCAGCGTTTTGGTTTGTAAGATTTGAAATATTCTCAAGTTGTGGGTGCCTTGTCTTCTCCATCCTACTGTTCAAAAGTATAAAGATCTTTTTGACTCGTTCTTGACATTGTACAAGTGATTTAAGGTCCGTTtgggtttgcaatttcaaatgtgcaatttgaaaacataatttataATAACGCAGTTAAACATTtggtaaaatcacaatttagcttttaaaaaCGCATTAGCTTGCATATGATTTGAAAAACACagatttttctatgttttcaaattgcaacatttttaaaaatgcttcCAAAcgataccattttttttttttttttttcaaagagagGCTTTTCCATAGGCCATGGGAGGCCCATTTTCAGCCTTCAAAGAACATATCTGCAATGGCCTGTAAGATAATTGGAGAGACACAGAGGCATATTATCTTTCATGGAGGGATGGGGATTTCCTTATCCGATATCGATTCCTGTGAATGACTTTGAGAAAATGTCTGTATTTTGAGCATGAACAGTTTAAGGAGGGATGAGATTTTTGTGTCCAAGTTGTATAGGAATTTGAGCAACCTAAAAGAGGAAGGTTGCGGAACCGCTCCGAGTAGCCTAGGACAGAAGATTCCAATTCTTAATGGAGCTCCTACAACTTTCTTGTGAAATTATTTGTAGAGTTTAATTTCACCTTTGAGCTTGGCACTTCATTGACTTTCACCCCACGTTTATAGAATGTAAATACATGAGAAATTATTAGAAGttgtaaataaaagaaagaaaaagaaatagtagaAGCAGCAAAAGTCCTTGTCTAGTAAATTCCAACTCGCACAAAAAGTTTAACGATTTGGAGACTATCTCAAAGAGAGACTCAGCAAAATAGACATGTCTGTGAAAATGCTAACTATTTGTACCTAGTCAGATAAACCTTATAAAGCTTCATTGTTCCTTAGGATTTGACTTTGGATCTTTCTTGTGCAACTTAAGTAGAAAACGAATTAGGCCTCCTTCCAAAAAGGCTCGTGCCGTCATTGAAATAATGTAGTAGGCCATTGCCACAACCTAATTTCTCTATATGAATTGTGTTTgagtctttattttttctttctttatcattAAAGCGAgactaaaattaaaaccattCCTTTGATGAGAGAGTCGAATGCTTTTGACATACAATAAAACAGAACAAGATCCTCCCCATTTCAACTGAAATGAAGAGTATCAATTTAGTATATAATTAGGagtaatattgtcttaacattaaagttgaataacaaaatttacaatataaccctttattttacactaaatagatactcaatttcatttaaaatggagaggataaTAAAACATACAATCACTCATCCACTAAGTTTATAACATTGATTTCTGTATAAATGTCAAGAGCTTCCATAGATAGATTGACAGTAATGCAGCAACCATATCAGCAATTGGACTCACAAAACAATCCTTTTATCTATGAAATGGtgaggatcctattccaaataaaacttacaatcaCTTATCCATTAAGTTTATAACATTGATTTCTGTATAAATGTCAAGAGCTTCCATAGATATATTGACAGTAATGCAGCAACCATACCAGCAATTGGACTCCCAAAACAATCCTTTTATCTACAAACTTTACTTGACACATTACAACACCAAACATACAATCCTGTATTTCATTAAGTATAAACAATCTATATATGGCACCGTTAGGGTATTGATAATGCTTCTCAACCTACTGCTACTAGTAAGCAATGCAAGTTTCAAGGGAAGACTTTGCAAGCCACAATAAGCCTGGATCATTCCGCTTCAAAACCAGATAAGTTTCTGCTTTCCCAATCTCGTCCAAAACCACGTCTTCATTGAAACCAACCAAAGAAAGAATCGCCATTGCAGCTGTAATCACAAAAAGCAGAAACGGGTAAGTTGCCATTGAGCATGGAAGCCTCAATTATGAAGCTGTTGAAAGGTTAACCTCCTCTTAGATCTAGTAAATATTAATTTCACTCCGCTTCTGGCTGGCATGAGAGTTCTGTGGTCACTAATATGACATAGTTAAGGACTTAAGGGTAGTATTTAGCAATAGGGTTAACAATTTTTGGCACGATCTGCGACCTTGACACAGACCAAAcacaaaattagaaaattatggTTAAAGAgtttgatccatttaattacTTAAGTCAGGTTAGGGTTATGGTTGACCTACATAGTTTTATACCCATGTTTCGACATGACTCAAATTCAATACGCGACTATGAATTGCTACTCATAATATTTAGAGTGTGGAGAACTTCACTAAGCTGTCAATGGCCTTGATTTTCTAAATTCACATAATCTATCCCATGCCAGCTTTAATTCAACCAATATGTGTCATGGTTGACTTGGCTGATGCATTTTATCCCTTGAAAAGCAACACTCCATTGAGCGCAAACGTGACGATAAGTGTTTCCCCTGACCagcttttttaaatatattttatttctaaatgACAAGATGGTAAATCTTACAACGTTATCTAGCTCCGTTCAGTTTTCAGTTAAGAATTTTCAAATATCTGGGAGCTACCAAGAATTTTTCACATAATACCGACCCCATTGAGTTTTCTTTTATCATTACACTTAAATTTCTAAATAAAGCTGAAACGTCACTATGAGAAAAGCCGCATACCTTGATAATTTGCAACATTCCTTTGGATTATGGGATTAGCCTGCAAATGCATCACCCATTAGctatcaataaaatatatttgatgaGGACATTCTAGGATGCAAACTTTAATACACAGCAATCATGGGTGAAACCATGTGGAGGTCTGAACCAGCTACGTTGAATAATCAACAGATGAGTTGCGGTTAGGGGTGAAAATACACACGTACACACAAAAAGGGTTAGGGGTGAAAATACACACATGCACACAAAAAGAGAGATTTTACCTTACGGAGTCTTCTGTATTTCATCTCATCCGGGTGTTCGATCACGTTCCTGCAATTAGATACGCATTATTCTAGATTTGTAAATAACTCTATAAAGTATAATAATATACAGGTGATCAATGACATGCTGGTCTAATCCAAGGGGGCCTCATAACAATCGTCAGAGCAAGGGCTTGCAAGAGCAAGTCACTTCTGCAGTTCTTGGAGCCAATACCTGTATTTCTATTTGTACTCCCcatccaccaaaaaaaaaaaaaaaaaaaaaaacagaaagaaagaataaaaagaaagatcattaATTTGACAAGTATACCTAATTATCTTAAACAGAGTTTGTAGGACTGCAGTAGCTTCCATAGGAGTAACTTCAACTCGCAGCATCTCAATGGCCTTTTGTAGACGACTACAAACAACTGTAACAGGATCATGGATTCTTTGTAGTTCTTGATCATCTGGATCGGGTTCATAGATTTGTGTTCTAGATACTCCCAGTGGGTGTACCAAATTATCATCAGGATCAGGCTCTGTCTGAAAAACTCCATTTGCTTGAGAGTCATCAGGATCAGGTTCTTCAATGTTTTTCATTGTTTGAATTTCACCGTCCAGAATCTCCATCTTCTGAGACTCATCAGGATCAGGTTCTTCATGCAACTTTGTGATTCCCAACTTCCTATTAGTTTCTGAAGGCAGCAAGAGTTGTGTCGGCCCAGAGTTACTGAAATCTTGTCCAAGTATAGTCCTGCTTCCAGTAAATTCTGGATAAAATTTGGACTCCACAGTTCCACCACCCTGAGAATCATCAGGATCAGGCTCAAGCTTGTTTTGGTTGCCAGAATGATCATCAGGATCAGGCTCATAAACAGGTTTTCTCTCTGCTTCATTTGGACTCTGAATatccaagttttctttttctatcaaATCCATAGAAGCAGGTTCTTCATGTGTATTGAACCCAGAATCATCAGGGTCGGGTTCTTCATTAACCACAGATCCTACCAAGCTGTTCACAGAAGCATTTTCTAAACGGCGATAGGCAGCAGCAACTGAAGATGCACGAGCGCTTGCAAGCTGATCTGATGTGCTCCCTCCAAGCTTCTTAGGAGAATTACTACCGTCTCCAATAAAGTCCTCCTCATAATGTTCTGAATTCCGAACTCCATTTAACGTATGACTACTTGATCTTGTCCAATCTAAACTAGCAGCTTCTTGGTTTAACTAAACAGCAAGCATGCCAAATCAAGAGAAGCCCACTTCAATTGAACCATAGTAAAGCAATACTCACACtaaagacattgaaaacaaaatgacacttaaaacatgaaaagaaaatgaataaacaCACATTATTCTTACCTGATTATCCAGAGCATAAAAGTTTGCATCATG
This window of the Corylus avellana chromosome ca5, CavTom2PMs-1.0 genome carries:
- the LOC132183131 gene encoding protein-tyrosine-phosphatase IBR5 yields the protein MRKRERENPCGVCGHYHKYEEGEVCGICGHRIPATSEKSSIQVSAFPSEILPEFLYLGSYDNASRSELLKTQGISRVLNTVPACQNLYKNSFTYHCLQDDKTLPFDDAIQFLEQCERDKARVLVHCMSGKNRSPAIVMAYLMKSKGWRLAQGYQWVKERRPSVELSEAVSQQLQEYEQKIFGPIATGNPIPPVFAPAGVPSFSFGFPKINDPVSIPAFSNVGTTSIFARPPLDVPPHEFTFGASQIQIQRSNDNTLNPNCSDIPMDGS
- the LOC132181429 gene encoding uncharacterized protein LOC132181429 isoform X1, with product MSQSCSLHQNHLQPSLSPSSSTPAAIPSASRSISSPQPIGVFYLLLQKQMWPGNSQNIRFSDRQREFDPRVSMENPESIQSISILWRGKKFTIEMSSGATLKELGLKLQKLTDVKADTMRLIVPKSSNKTSKLLSPFSDEQAFLSLDETSITKGKSIRMMGVPETEVDEVLQSAKANLRIAGFEEEEKRLRQRRSHGPHASLKLPQGPYIFCDFRTLELPGVELNPPASEALKRMHMLAADPGIIAIMNKYRWRIGIMTEMAPVGYVGISPKCILGFNKNHGEEISLRLRTDDLKGFRKYESIKKTLLHELAHMVYSEHDANFYALDNQLNQEAASLDWTRSSSHTLNGVRNSEHYEEDFIGDGSNSPKKLGGSTSDQLASARASSVAAAYRRLENASVNSLVGSVVNEEPDPDDSGFNTHEEPASMDLIEKENLDIQSPNEAERKPVYEPDPDDHSGNQNKLEPDPDDSQGGGTVESKFYPEFTGSRTILGQDFSNSGPTQLLLPSETNRKLGITKLHEEPDPDESQKMEILDGEIQTMKNIEEPDPDDSQANGVFQTEPDPDDNLVHPLGVSRTQIYEPDPDDQELQRIHDPVTVVCSRLQKAIEMLRVEVTPMEATAVLQTLFKIIRNVIEHPDEMKYRRLRKANPIIQRNVANYQAAMAILSLVGFNEDVVLDEIGKAETYLVLKRNDPGLLWLAKSSLETCIAY
- the LOC132181429 gene encoding uncharacterized protein LOC132181429 isoform X2; protein product: MENPESIQSISILWRGKKFTIEMSSGATLKELGLKLQKLTDVKADTMRLIVPKSSNKTSKLLSPFSDEQAFLSLDETSITKGKSIRMMGVPETEVDEVLQSAKANLRIAGFEEEEKRLRQRRSHGPHASLKLPQGPYIFCDFRTLELPGVELNPPASEALKRMHMLAADPGIIAIMNKYRWRIGIMTEMAPVGYVGISPKCILGFNKNHGEEISLRLRTDDLKGFRKYESIKKTLLHELAHMVYSEHDANFYALDNQLNQEAASLDWTRSSSHTLNGVRNSEHYEEDFIGDGSNSPKKLGGSTSDQLASARASSVAAAYRRLENASVNSLVGSVVNEEPDPDDSGFNTHEEPASMDLIEKENLDIQSPNEAERKPVYEPDPDDHSGNQNKLEPDPDDSQGGGTVESKFYPEFTGSRTILGQDFSNSGPTQLLLPSETNRKLGITKLHEEPDPDESQKMEILDGEIQTMKNIEEPDPDDSQANGVFQTEPDPDDNLVHPLGVSRTQIYEPDPDDQELQRIHDPVTVVCSRLQKAIEMLRVEVTPMEATAVLQTLFKIIRNVIEHPDEMKYRRLRKANPIIQRNVANYQAAMAILSLVGFNEDVVLDEIGKAETYLVLKRNDPGLLWLAKSSLETCIAY